From a single Pseudoalteromonas nigrifaciens genomic region:
- a CDS encoding DEAD/DEAH box helicase family protein yields the protein MNQADNHRKQLEDVIAQFTFAHQQHAAQRAFSHFKDGSRAVVITAEMQSGKSGIALALAALQRLSLSDTYICERSKLKDTLYLVTMADLSLQEQAKQDLAKCNNVVVSNFTNMSFALSSNFKAQPPKLIIIDECHYGAGSEAVRYAKVFEYLEKENTNCKVAFISATPFSALYSAGTDSILRHDFKTSLVFHKTSDEYLGIREMHRNNQIVKLTEEQRNFCDDSLLRKRFIRQFKENPSSGWSLIRVPSSQANLAKNILLENGIAEEQIMVIGQKLVGVEESDLASIDDFKREYEAAAMFDDKVIAITVAGFRAGINFGQEMKSTLINTWDSTIANIAAIVQANIGRACGYHSNTLAKHYTNLDAIKAYSDLLNHLELNSDKSDFEGLRAVFEDICAKYDVRGFDRGIQISPNKEYTASSRKKDDTQTYLTQSYLVVPGKLAIPNYDYSKYTQNPLLLEAIALIKAEFLKDDGPHRKQGRALKGEHQNWIKAQWVNGVTYDDYTPSCAKSRTIEFTSLLDQNQSLEFNKVVNPGGGEATTDKRVMASVFSIYNLSKKADAFKRSMDEDDLQEVSELLDVALDDTIILLFLRGEHSSELTKIKKHQAEVTATHIKNQSVF from the coding sequence ATGAATCAAGCAGATAACCACAGAAAGCAACTAGAGGACGTGATAGCTCAGTTTACTTTTGCGCATCAACAGCACGCCGCACAGCGAGCATTTAGTCATTTTAAAGATGGTAGTCGTGCGGTTGTTATAACCGCCGAAATGCAATCAGGAAAATCTGGTATCGCACTAGCACTAGCTGCACTACAAAGGTTGAGTTTATCAGATACATATATTTGTGAGCGTTCAAAATTAAAAGATACACTTTATTTGGTCACTATGGCCGATTTGTCACTCCAAGAGCAGGCTAAGCAAGATCTTGCTAAATGTAATAATGTTGTTGTGAGTAACTTTACTAATATGAGTTTCGCACTCTCAAGCAACTTTAAAGCCCAACCACCCAAACTCATTATAATAGATGAGTGTCACTATGGAGCCGGCTCCGAGGCCGTAAGATATGCGAAGGTTTTTGAATATCTTGAAAAAGAAAATACAAACTGTAAAGTCGCTTTTATTTCAGCTACACCATTTAGCGCGCTCTATTCGGCGGGTACAGATTCTATTCTGCGTCACGACTTCAAAACTAGTCTAGTTTTTCATAAAACAAGCGATGAGTATTTAGGCATCAGGGAGATGCACCGCAATAATCAAATAGTAAAGTTAACAGAAGAGCAGCGTAATTTTTGTGATGATTCTTTACTACGTAAGCGTTTTATTAGGCAGTTCAAAGAGAATCCCTCATCAGGATGGTCATTGATTAGGGTTCCTAGCAGCCAGGCTAATTTAGCAAAAAATATCCTACTAGAAAACGGTATAGCCGAAGAGCAAATTATGGTTATTGGCCAAAAGTTGGTGGGGGTTGAGGAAAGTGACTTAGCAAGTATTGACGATTTTAAACGTGAATATGAAGCAGCAGCAATGTTCGATGACAAAGTTATTGCTATAACTGTTGCGGGCTTTAGAGCTGGTATTAATTTTGGTCAAGAAATGAAAAGTACGCTCATTAATACTTGGGACAGCACAATTGCTAATATTGCTGCAATTGTCCAGGCTAATATCGGTCGTGCTTGTGGTTACCATAGCAATACACTAGCCAAACACTATACGAACCTTGATGCTATTAAAGCTTATAGTGACTTACTTAACCACCTTGAATTAAATAGTGATAAAAGTGACTTTGAAGGTTTACGTGCAGTTTTTGAAGATATTTGTGCTAAATATGATGTAAGAGGTTTTGATAGAGGGATTCAAATCTCACCAAATAAGGAATATACCGCCTCTTCTCGAAAAAAAGATGACACTCAAACATATTTAACCCAAAGTTATCTAGTCGTTCCAGGTAAATTAGCTATACCGAACTACGATTACTCAAAATACACCCAAAACCCCTTACTACTTGAGGCTATTGCTCTAATTAAGGCTGAATTTTTAAAAGATGATGGTCCACACCGTAAGCAGGGTAGAGCCCTGAAAGGTGAACATCAGAACTGGATAAAGGCACAATGGGTAAACGGCGTTACTTATGATGATTACACTCCAAGCTGTGCAAAAAGTAGAACAATAGAATTCACGTCATTATTAGATCAAAATCAATCGTTAGAGTTTAATAAAGTGGTTAACCCAGGTGGTGGTGAGGCTACGACTGATAAGAGAGTTATGGCAAGTGTGTTTAGTATATATAACTTATCTAAAAAAGCAGATGCATTTAAGCGTTCAATGGATGAAGATGATTTGCAAGAGGTTAGTGAGCTATTAGATGTAGCACTCGATGACACAATAATTTTATTGTTTCTTCGTGGTGAACACTCAAGTGAGTTAACTAAAATAAAAAAACATCAGGCTGAAGTGACAGCTACGCACATTAAAAACCAGTCTGTTTTTTAA
- a CDS encoding DarT ssDNA thymidine ADP-ribosyltransferase family protein has product MPLLELNSPNILFSTLIADLGSYQNTISLRLELIDAVMKHYGLGKYANIDDKELIKQFCSERGITTLIHFTKVKNLKSILDIGLNSKDYNNEISKGHIYNDANRFDYRTHMISLSVSYPNDKMFYKYRQAQPEESWAVLEISARVLWELDCLFCPANAASSSIASATEESLSGSVALKQLFNNQPINLRACDPTDSQAEILVNSHIPKEYIQSIYLDKPSELLANTDFRINNTYFHNRQYALSHCFN; this is encoded by the coding sequence ATGCCACTGCTGGAGTTAAATAGCCCTAACATTCTGTTTTCAACTTTAATAGCTGACTTAGGCAGCTATCAAAATACTATTTCATTACGTCTTGAATTAATTGATGCCGTAATGAAGCATTATGGATTAGGTAAATATGCGAATATTGATGATAAAGAGCTTATTAAGCAATTTTGTAGCGAGCGTGGAATTACTACATTAATACACTTTACAAAAGTAAAAAACCTTAAAAGCATTTTGGATATAGGCCTTAATAGTAAAGATTATAATAACGAAATATCTAAAGGTCATATTTACAACGATGCTAATAGGTTTGACTACAGAACTCACATGATTTCGTTATCTGTGTCCTACCCTAACGACAAGATGTTTTATAAGTATAGACAAGCACAACCAGAAGAAAGCTGGGCTGTGTTAGAAATATCTGCCCGTGTTTTATGGGAGCTTGACTGCTTATTTTGCCCCGCAAATGCTGCTAGCTCTTCTATAGCATCAGCAACTGAGGAATCCCTCTCAGGAAGTGTGGCATTAAAACAGCTTTTTAATAATCAACCTATCAATTTACGAGCTTGTGACCCTACTGACTCACAAGCCGAAATTCTCGTTAATAGTCATATTCCAAAAGAATATATCCAATCAATATATTTGGATAAACCTAGCGAGTTATTAGCAAATACCGATTTTAGAATCAATAATACTTACTTTCACAATCGACAGTATGCTCTTTCGCACTGCTTTAACTAA
- the pglZ gene encoding BREX-1 system phosphatase PglZ type B, translating into MQLIDYLASQLRNSATYNSAVQVAPAAILWTDIERQWQPAMPFIKQHVPELIELGTYNPEERIGPAIWIKCAIAGVLEECELPKGKTPIIYLPGFGRKDLRAIEQCPDELRPLAELQYRGCWWAYNSAGRDWSVGSFLTNPRVGLELDVAKDKKTQEAILNILPDLLETPAEQLKGKKLEAQDFISIVMDDPAKDILAWLNNPEAKKQAWDENKWPVFKQACISQFNFDPDDISDISAISAIIYSLCEAEGEWYTVWERFKDTAHNLPCLVEKLKTIAPTGLAFEASHFLSENLKDEAELANKLASIISVTPTELRQQLTALYKLHEQRKSWLWQKLDMSPWLNILEQLVNVAQHTQINFTGPNAEAMAQTYKERFWHADAAAINAMAAATDLNQEQIVADILAVIYSPWLEAVTLNFQRLVKDEGYPGKPSSAGEINESTATYSTNGQAVFFVDGLRFDTAKMLEDKLNKLNLSVNLTSNWCALPSLTATAKAAVTPVADILSGAQENDNFIPQITESNSEFSSYHLSRALEKKDWQFLKELDTGNPSINAWLQTGDLDNMGHKQQLKMPRYIDSILNDVVTRIEGLIAAGWKNIRIVTDHGWLWVPGKLAEANIPKNQVKKRLARCAILKDNVSTDELKVPWHWNENVSVAMAPGIAGYVAGDYYNHGGLSIQECLTPVINITTP; encoded by the coding sequence ATGCAATTAATTGATTACCTAGCTTCGCAGTTGCGAAACTCAGCAACCTATAATTCAGCGGTGCAAGTAGCCCCTGCTGCTATTTTGTGGACTGACATTGAGCGTCAGTGGCAGCCTGCTATGCCGTTTATAAAACAACATGTACCTGAACTCATTGAGTTAGGTACTTACAACCCAGAAGAGCGCATAGGCCCTGCTATTTGGATAAAGTGTGCGATAGCTGGAGTATTAGAAGAGTGTGAATTACCTAAAGGTAAAACCCCAATAATTTATTTACCAGGTTTTGGCCGCAAAGACTTACGTGCAATAGAGCAATGCCCTGATGAATTAAGACCTTTAGCCGAATTGCAATACAGAGGCTGCTGGTGGGCTTACAATTCTGCAGGGAGAGATTGGAGTGTTGGCTCATTTTTAACAAACCCGCGTGTGGGCTTAGAGCTGGATGTTGCAAAAGATAAAAAAACACAAGAAGCCATACTCAATATTTTACCCGATTTACTTGAAACGCCAGCAGAACAATTAAAAGGTAAAAAGCTAGAAGCACAGGACTTTATAAGCATTGTAATGGATGACCCAGCTAAAGATATTTTAGCTTGGTTAAATAACCCTGAAGCAAAAAAGCAAGCTTGGGATGAAAATAAATGGCCTGTATTTAAACAAGCCTGTATAAGCCAATTTAACTTTGACCCTGATGATATAAGCGATATAAGCGCTATAAGCGCTATTATCTACAGCTTATGTGAGGCTGAAGGCGAATGGTATACTGTTTGGGAGCGATTTAAAGACACCGCACACAACCTACCTTGTTTAGTTGAAAAGCTTAAAACTATAGCTCCTACTGGTTTAGCGTTTGAGGCTAGCCATTTTTTATCTGAAAATTTAAAAGATGAAGCTGAATTAGCAAATAAATTAGCTAGCATTATCAGTGTAACGCCAACCGAGCTAAGGCAGCAGTTAACTGCCTTGTATAAATTACATGAACAGCGTAAAAGCTGGTTATGGCAAAAGCTCGATATGTCGCCTTGGCTGAATATATTAGAACAACTAGTAAACGTTGCTCAGCATACTCAAATTAATTTTACAGGCCCAAATGCCGAGGCAATGGCACAAACCTACAAAGAGCGGTTCTGGCATGCAGATGCTGCAGCAATTAATGCTATGGCTGCTGCTACTGATTTAAACCAGGAGCAAATAGTTGCTGATATTCTGGCAGTAATTTATAGCCCTTGGCTTGAAGCTGTTACGTTGAACTTTCAACGCTTAGTAAAGGACGAGGGCTACCCCGGTAAGCCAAGTAGTGCTGGTGAAATTAATGAGTCGACCGCAACGTATAGCACCAACGGCCAAGCTGTATTTTTTGTTGATGGACTACGTTTTGATACTGCAAAAATGCTTGAGGATAAGCTTAATAAGTTAAACCTGTCTGTTAATTTAACAAGTAACTGGTGTGCCCTACCCTCATTAACAGCAACCGCTAAGGCTGCCGTAACTCCTGTTGCCGATATTTTAAGTGGCGCTCAAGAAAATGATAACTTTATTCCCCAGATAACCGAGTCTAACTCTGAGTTTAGCTCTTATCACTTGAGTCGTGCATTAGAAAAAAAAGATTGGCAGTTTTTAAAAGAGTTAGACACTGGCAACCCATCTATAAATGCATGGCTACAAACTGGCGATTTAGACAATATGGGGCATAAGCAACAGCTAAAAATGCCACGCTATATTGATAGCATTTTAAATGATGTAGTCACCCGTATTGAAGGCTTAATAGCTGCTGGCTGGAAAAATATACGCATTGTGACCGACCACGGTTGGTTATGGGTGCCAGGTAAATTAGCTGAAGCAAACATTCCAAAAAATCAGGTTAAAAAACGCTTAGCCCGCTGTGCTATTTTAAAAGACAATGTAAGCACTGACGAATTAAAAGTACCATGGCATTGGAACGAGAATGTCTCTGTAGCTATGGCTCCTGGTATTGCAGGTTATGTGGCTGGTGATTATTACAACCATGGTGGCTTAAGCATACAAGAGTGCTTAACCCCCGTAATTAACATAACAACACCCTAA
- a CDS encoding DarT1-associated NADAR antitoxin family protein: protein MATRPVFKVIKPFPYVQEELIDFEWHKGMAATQKQKSVRSLHNAAHNLFNDLNVLEISTKSESTLGVSLSAFNLLVTLKNGREIPLENIFHAAKVFENGGPFKELLTIPTHEVKRDSRLVESGCLTGFFSNGKTWPLTPKTIFYDWIYINALKLNKELHSQIIQYNAFTDIEFNPKKSVNCQARAAALYVSLVNNGTLKQVTHSADEFIAHLSQSIGSCASPVQKDLFI from the coding sequence GTGGCTACTAGACCCGTTTTTAAAGTGATTAAGCCGTTTCCTTATGTACAGGAAGAGCTTATTGACTTTGAATGGCATAAAGGAATGGCAGCCACACAAAAACAAAAATCTGTTCGCTCTTTACATAACGCTGCGCATAACTTGTTTAATGATTTAAATGTACTTGAAATCTCGACAAAAAGTGAGAGCACCTTGGGTGTAAGCCTAAGTGCTTTCAATTTGCTCGTTACATTAAAAAATGGTCGCGAAATTCCACTTGAGAATATTTTTCATGCAGCTAAAGTGTTTGAAAATGGCGGTCCTTTTAAAGAGCTTCTAACAATTCCGACACATGAAGTTAAACGAGATAGCCGTTTAGTTGAGAGCGGCTGTTTAACTGGCTTTTTTAGTAATGGAAAAACCTGGCCACTCACACCTAAAACTATATTTTATGATTGGATTTACATTAATGCTTTAAAATTAAACAAAGAACTACACTCTCAAATTATTCAATATAATGCGTTTACTGATATTGAATTTAACCCTAAAAAAAGCGTTAATTGCCAGGCTAGAGCAGCTGCTTTATATGTTTCTTTAGTCAACAATGGCACTTTAAAACAAGTTACTCACTCTGCTGATGAGTTTATAGCTCACTTAAGCCAAAGCATCGGAAGTTGCGCCTCCCCTGTACAAAAGGATTTATTTATTTAA
- a CDS encoding AAA family ATPase — translation MFIDRIKLENFRGLGEIELSFDEHINLLVGVNGVGKSSVLEAMGIMLSTFTNRVKGTPGYTKKLTNDDIKSGTEELSSTVFMQFKGEPLSWSTTRFAKDHGSGKTQSSELDILNNIIKPLSHKLNEEQKLEEYQTSVPLAAYYSVNRLFRGKANSNDIRKIKYAPLDAYEKSVSIDGVYFKALANWFGYRQRYLESRQGKSASTNDLQLRAVERAITTFLPEFSELRYDEKLKELFIYKDQEALKLKQLSDGELCLIALIADIARRLAIANPALNNPLKGEAIVLIDEIDLHLHPGWQRKLIANFQETFPNTQFIFSTHSPQMISHIEPKNMWLFKRENSEVVAFRPEKSLGMDSNSILLQHLEVDEREPETKNELNKLFIHIEENELEQAEGLINVLIKKCGNIDELRRASAIIKRKRLLELDE, via the coding sequence GCTTGAAGCTATGGGGATTATGCTTTCAACATTTACCAACAGAGTAAAGGGTACGCCTGGCTACACAAAAAAACTAACCAATGATGATATTAAATCAGGTACTGAAGAATTAAGTTCAACCGTTTTCATGCAGTTTAAAGGCGAACCTTTAAGTTGGTCTACTACGCGATTTGCTAAAGATCATGGTTCTGGAAAAACACAATCTTCAGAATTAGACATACTAAATAATATTATTAAGCCGCTAAGCCATAAGCTTAATGAAGAGCAGAAACTTGAGGAATACCAAACTAGTGTTCCTCTTGCCGCTTACTATAGTGTAAATAGGCTTTTCAGAGGAAAAGCCAACTCTAATGATATTAGAAAAATAAAATATGCACCTCTTGATGCTTATGAAAAATCGGTATCAATAGATGGTGTGTATTTTAAAGCATTAGCTAATTGGTTTGGTTATCGCCAACGTTACCTTGAAAGCAGGCAAGGTAAAAGTGCTAGTACTAATGACCTGCAATTAAGAGCTGTTGAAAGGGCGATCACTACTTTTTTACCTGAATTTAGCGAACTTCGATATGATGAAAAGTTAAAGGAACTTTTCATCTACAAAGATCAAGAAGCGCTAAAACTAAAACAGTTATCAGATGGTGAGCTTTGTTTGATTGCTCTCATAGCCGATATAGCCCGAAGGCTAGCCATTGCTAATCCAGCTTTAAATAACCCTCTTAAAGGTGAGGCAATAGTTCTAATAGACGAAATTGACTTGCATTTGCACCCTGGCTGGCAACGAAAGCTAATAGCAAATTTTCAGGAAACGTTTCCTAACACACAGTTTATTTTTTCTACCCACAGTCCTCAAATGATTAGCCATATTGAACCTAAAAATATGTGGCTTTTTAAACGTGAAAATAGTGAGGTTGTTGCATTTAGACCTGAAAAGTCGCTTGGAATGGATAGCAATAGTATTTTACTCCAACACTTGGAAGTCGATGAGCGAGAACCTGAAACTAAAAATGAGTTAAATAAGTTGTTTATACACATCGAGGAGAATGAATTAGAACAAGCCGAGGGCTTAATTAATGTGTTAATTAAAAAGTGCGGCAATATTGATGAGTTGCGTCGTGCTAGCGCAATTATTAAGCGCAAAAGGCTGTTGGAGCTTGATGAATGA
- the istA gene encoding IS21 family transposase, giving the protein MPGTRITDQQVTIYMKHRKRNSQVIAAAKAGISERSARRIDKLDEQPLSNKRQWRTRIDPLESIWDSIVVPLLQGDATLTPVGIFDHLCEFHTDKFNPSSRRTLERRIHKWRALYGSSKEVVFLQTHEYGLLGMCDFTHVKSPVTIASEPLKHMLFHYRMPASGWAYAQVIYGGESFAAFSDGVQNAFKAAGGVPKEVRTDSLSAAYRNHTNDNDFTERFNELVTHYGFKATRNNRGIAHENGAIESPHGHLKSQLEQALKIRGSYDFQTREVYESFVADIVARRNRRVSDKYAVEQRQLHALPRTMSVNYTEHYLTVSRTSTISLKRVTYSVPSRLIGSRLLVRLYDNRLELRYGSDLVQTLARVYASKGCRARNISYLHVIDALVKKPLAFRYSQLRDDLLPSDNYKAIWEYVNAHLLADEASYYMVKLLHLAKQSGCERQLGRFVAASITQRQLPAIRECEAQFLVIASNIPTITIKQHSLSAYSSMIPGGLHG; this is encoded by the coding sequence GTGCCGGGAACACGAATCACTGATCAGCAGGTCACTATTTATATGAAACATAGAAAACGTAATAGCCAAGTTATCGCGGCTGCGAAAGCAGGTATTTCTGAACGTTCAGCAAGGCGCATTGATAAACTGGATGAGCAGCCATTGTCTAATAAACGCCAATGGCGAACGCGTATAGATCCACTTGAGTCTATCTGGGACAGTATTGTTGTCCCTCTACTTCAAGGTGATGCAACGTTAACTCCGGTGGGAATTTTTGATCACCTTTGCGAGTTTCACACCGACAAATTTAACCCTAGCTCACGGCGTACATTAGAGCGTCGAATTCACAAATGGCGAGCACTGTATGGCTCAAGCAAAGAGGTCGTATTCCTGCAAACACACGAGTATGGCCTATTAGGCATGTGTGATTTTACACATGTGAAGTCACCCGTTACCATTGCTAGTGAACCCTTAAAGCATATGTTGTTTCATTATCGTATGCCCGCCAGTGGCTGGGCTTATGCCCAAGTGATTTACGGCGGTGAAAGCTTTGCTGCTTTTTCTGATGGCGTGCAAAACGCATTTAAAGCAGCCGGCGGTGTGCCTAAAGAAGTGCGTACAGACAGTCTGAGTGCCGCCTATCGTAATCACACTAATGATAACGATTTTACAGAGCGCTTTAATGAATTAGTCACCCATTATGGCTTTAAAGCGACCCGCAATAACCGTGGTATTGCGCATGAAAATGGGGCTATTGAGAGCCCTCATGGGCATCTTAAATCGCAACTGGAGCAAGCATTAAAAATCCGTGGTAGTTATGACTTTCAGACAAGAGAAGTCTATGAATCGTTTGTTGCCGACATTGTAGCTCGCCGTAATCGCCGTGTAAGTGATAAATACGCAGTAGAGCAGCGACAATTACATGCTTTACCACGGACGATGAGCGTCAATTACACCGAGCATTATCTAACGGTGTCACGTACGAGTACTATTTCGTTGAAACGTGTTACCTATAGCGTCCCGTCACGCCTTATTGGTAGCCGATTACTTGTTCGTTTATATGACAACCGTTTAGAGCTGCGCTATGGCAGCGATTTAGTTCAAACGTTAGCGCGTGTCTATGCTTCTAAAGGATGCCGTGCACGTAATATTAGTTACTTGCATGTTATTGACGCACTGGTTAAAAAACCATTGGCATTTCGCTACTCACAACTACGTGACGACTTACTTCCAAGCGACAATTACAAAGCTATTTGGGAATACGTTAATGCCCACCTTTTAGCGGATGAAGCGAGCTATTACATGGTGAAATTGCTCCATTTAGCGAAGCAAAGTGGGTGTGAACGTCAATTAGGACGATTTGTAGCAGCGTCAATTACTCAGCGACAATTACCGGCCATCCGAGAATGTGAAGCGCAATTTTTAGTGATTGCATCAAACATACCCACAATAACAATAAAGCAACACAGCTTGAGCGCTTATAGCAGCATGATACCGGGAGGTCTACATGGATAA
- the istB gene encoding IS21-like element helper ATPase IstB — MDNFTASLPLMLKQLKLSTMLQQWNTLGKKAIEEQWSPQQYLSELCHIELATRDDKRLQRLLKDAKLPVGKHLSSFDFTLVDGVSKPLVADLINQPDWLKYGGNILLFGASGLGKTHIASSIGYGLIEQGHKVKFVAASAIVQQLQQAKRHLRLQDELVKLDKYSLLIVDDVGYVRKTEQETSVLFELIAHRYERHSMIITSNKSFEQWDELFDDSTMTVAAIDRLVHHATIIHCEGESYRRKTALNKSK, encoded by the coding sequence ATGGATAACTTCACGGCCTCGTTACCTTTAATGCTGAAACAATTAAAGCTTAGCACCATGCTTCAACAGTGGAATACTCTGGGCAAAAAAGCGATAGAAGAACAATGGAGCCCACAGCAATACTTATCTGAGCTGTGCCATATTGAACTTGCGACACGCGATGACAAACGCCTTCAGCGGCTTTTAAAAGATGCAAAATTGCCCGTGGGTAAACACCTTAGCAGCTTCGACTTTACCCTTGTTGATGGGGTTAGTAAGCCCCTTGTTGCTGATTTAATAAATCAGCCGGATTGGTTGAAGTACGGTGGCAATATATTGTTATTTGGCGCCAGTGGTCTTGGTAAAACGCATATCGCCAGTAGCATCGGTTATGGCCTTATCGAGCAGGGCCATAAAGTTAAGTTTGTTGCCGCGTCAGCGATTGTTCAACAACTCCAGCAAGCAAAGCGACATTTACGCTTGCAAGACGAACTTGTAAAGCTCGATAAATACAGCTTATTAATCGTTGATGACGTTGGTTACGTTCGAAAAACGGAACAGGAAACGAGTGTGCTGTTTGAATTGATAGCCCATCGCTATGAGCGACACAGCATGATCATCACATCAAACAAATCATTCGAACAATGGGATGAACTATTTGATGATTCAACGATGACTGTCGCGGCAATCGATCGCTTGGTTCATCATGCAACGATTATTCATTGCGAAGGTGAAAGTTACCGACGCAAAACAGCGCTCAATAAGAGCAAATAA
- a CDS encoding retron system putative HNH endonuclease — MKQIIKDNEPQEVIDWKALANDDWQPNFDELSGAEKRAMRQSLLKEQGSICCYCNQDISNDDFHIEHFRPQETFEALELEYSNLHVSCLKNKKPGTPSHCGDAKKNWFDARLTLSPLDNHEASFKYLANGGIKASIQNASDMIDELNLKEESLKAKRQAEISGILDEDFISNATPNDLVNLYRRISQKVDDKYQPFIVAIQQQIKQLLTTNVAANL; from the coding sequence ATGAAACAGATAATCAAGGACAATGAGCCGCAAGAAGTTATTGATTGGAAAGCCTTAGCTAATGATGACTGGCAGCCAAATTTTGATGAGTTATCTGGCGCTGAAAAACGAGCAATGAGGCAAAGCTTACTGAAAGAGCAAGGTTCTATCTGCTGCTACTGTAACCAAGATATTAGTAATGATGATTTTCATATTGAGCATTTTAGACCTCAAGAAACATTTGAAGCTTTAGAGTTAGAGTATTCTAACTTGCATGTATCTTGCCTTAAAAATAAGAAGCCAGGGACTCCTAGCCATTGTGGGGATGCTAAGAAAAATTGGTTTGATGCTCGGCTAACTTTATCTCCATTAGATAACCATGAAGCTAGTTTTAAATACCTTGCTAATGGTGGTATTAAAGCAAGTATTCAAAATGCATCTGATATGATCGATGAATTGAATTTAAAAGAAGAGTCGCTAAAAGCTAAACGACAAGCCGAAATTTCTGGCATTCTCGATGAAGATTTTATTTCGAATGCAACTCCCAATGATTTAGTAAACTTATATAGAAGAATCAGCCAAAAAGTTGATGACAAATATCAACCTTTTATTGTGGCAATACAGCAACAAATAAAGCAACTTTTAACAACAAATGTTGCTGCTAACCTCTAA